In Lolium rigidum isolate FL_2022 chromosome 7, APGP_CSIRO_Lrig_0.1, whole genome shotgun sequence, the DNA window TAGACCTGCTGCAGTGCACAAGCATGGAGAAGGCCATGAAAGTTGCAGCCAGCTAGAATGCGGCACAAGACATGAGAACAGTGACATCTCTAGTGGCAGAAAATTAACAAGGATCACATTCAGAAACTTACAACATGGTGAGCCTCTCAAAGCAAGTTGCCTAAATGAAGTTCTTTAACTGAATAGAAAATTTCGAGTTTGCACTATGATTCAAAGTATGAAAGGTCACACCTTTACCTGCTCAATGAGCAAGATTTAGTCACAATCTCCCACTGCCAAACTGATTCAAGTAAGAAGTAATATAGTGAATAGTTAGCACAATCAGCACCTACAAAACTCTAGATGCCGATTCATAATTATTGCAGATCATTTGTGTACTTATTATCTTCCCTTAGGTTGCACATATTAAGGGCAGAGGCCATGGACTCTGCAAGATGTGAAGAAAAAACTGCAGAGTGAGGGGCTCACTTTGGTGTGTAGGTTGAGTTGCTCGAAGACAGCTATCAACGCATGTGTATGACAGTAAATAATTCTGAATAATTCCTAGCACAATCTAAACCAAGAACACATGGATGAATTATTTCAGTAAACCATTAACAGTGGCAGTGACTCAAAAAAGTTCCAGGCATCATTTACTGGAATAAGTATTTGGCTGCAAGGGAATCAACTACATTTCTTACTAAACAACTTAACTGATGTAAGTGCTCAATTTCACACTCAAGTGCAATCGAGACTAAATGAGATAATCTCCATCGAACATATTCTTGCTCATGAAAGTTTATCATTAAATTCACATTATGTAACTACAACCAACAAGGAAACCAAGAGACCGGAAGATCACCGAGTATCATAATCATGAAAAGGAACCGCAGAATATGTCTATAAAGAAAAGTGGATGCACggccggagaagggaggcagcCACTCACAAGATGTGCAGAGCGTCGGAATAGGAGGCTCGGAGATGGAGCGAGAGGAGAACGAGGAGCATGTCGGCTGCGAGGGACAGGTGCTGTCCCGCGAGCACCATGCATAGATCAGCCTCCTGCACACCGCACCCACAGCCCACCTCCCGGATCCTTCCGCTCCCTAACGACGGCCACCATCCCTTTCTCGAGTGGATGGACGAAGATAGAGCGCAACAGCAGCATGGCCTCGGTGGCCAAGCTAATAACCATTTTTTCTAAATAGATCATGCATGTATACCTGCCATATAGCAGAGAGAATTAACAATAAAATTAGATCTAAAACTTTAACAAATATAAATTGATCTCGCAAAAGGTAAACAGTCCTCAAAGTTGCATGGATAATCTTATGTAAACACCCGTAAAGAAACCGTATGTCAGCCGCTTTCTAAATTTGTACAGATATTCCGTATTAGGGAACAAATTGTATGTAATTTCAGAGATGACAAGCATTGAAAAGATGGAACTCACCCTAATCATAAATTAACGCTGGACTTGCGCACATCACAACAACAAACATATTCTCTCCCATGTGGTAATGTAACCATCCTACAACTGATTAGTTCTTTTCTTCATAGCCATCTTCAAAGGAGAGAGATTCATCTGTACACAGAAAATATGACTACTAAATATATTTCACGAGCCAAACTTTCCAGCACATTAAGCAGTACAATAAAACTGTATGGGACATGATGTAAATGATACTTGCAACAAATTTCAGAGAAGAATGAAGCTCTCAAATGCAAATGGAAAAGGTCCACTTGGATCAAACAATTAGGAACTTCGAACAAATAGCATGCACAACAAAACGCCCAAATTACCAATCTGGATTCATGACATGTGAGAAAGAATGGAGCTAAAAACTTATCAGGAGAGTATGTAACTTGCATATGCAAAAGTCATGTCGAGCCATGGTATCAAAGACTAAGAGAGGCGTTGAGGAGCTCCTGTTTGTAGAAGCTGGGGCGATGATGACAGTGATAATCTCTCACAGTATACAATATGGCATAAAAACGAACCAATCGTACACTGCAGGTGTTTGGATTTTCCTCAAATACCTTATATGCATAGATACAAAACATCTACACAAGCAAATCTGAGAAATTATGGGGAGTGGATAGGAGAGGGAGGAGACAAATCAACAACGGAAAAATTACGCAGGAGGCTACGAGTGCCCTTACCGGCTTGTGCTGGTCGAGGAtgaccttggcggtcttgagggaGAGGGTGAAAGGGATGAGCTTGAAGGATGGCCGCACgaagcggaggcggcgctgctcccggTGAGGATGACGGGGTAAGATCAAGGTGAAGCTCGACGCGGAAGGCGGTACGTCGAGGCGCTGCGCCGCGCCTTCGCGGGCCGCTCCATCTCCGTTGTTGTCCGCCATCGCCGTCGAGGCGGAGCTCCGGCCAGCCCTCTCCGCCCGACGAGCTCGGAGGTGCTCGGGAGCGCGAGAGAGCACATCGACGGCCTGGTGGCGCCCTCCCGCGCGCTCGATGGCTCGTGGAGGTCGCCCTCGGCTGCCCCCACGCCGCCCCTACGAGGACCGGTCGCGTCGCCCCTTGCCCGCGTCGGCGGCGCTCGCCGGGAGGTCGCCCGCGCCGGGGAGGAGCCGGAGCAGGGATCGGCGGCGCCGCGAGGGAGGAAAGGCGCGCGAGACCGCGCGCGGTTATGGGGGCGTGGAGGGAGAGGAGGTTGTGGGAGTCGAGGCGGCCACCGTCTGCGAGGATGGGTAGGGTTTGGCCTGATTTTGTCACGACCAGGCCGGGCGGGCTTTtagtgacccatggataaaaagtgggtccgtgggagggcctcagcgccctgaACGGAACAACGgctgagatcgcgccacgtcagctcgatcggacggccgaaaatccaaagcgctgtgagagctccatgggagtgcagcaatcataccgtgagatTCCGTAGATCGACTGATTAGCGCGGTGCGCGGCGCGTGATCTCCTTTCTTCCTCCTAAAAAAAAAGCAAGCGCGATCTCCTTTCTTCCCCCTGAAAAAAATACTCCTCCGGCGACCGGCGCCGACACACACACGCAAGGACAGCTTAGCACGACACTGCCACTCCACCGCATtcacctcctctctctctctctctttccctcCCCCAAACATCTCACCCACCTCCCCTCCCGCAGCCTCACTCCAAATCTCGCTCCCAGATCCATCCAGCCATGCCGTCCTCCGACCAGGACGACGACCACCCCCACGACGAAGACTCCCCCCTCTTCCGCGACTCcgactcctcccgccgccgctccggcccctcctcctccgcggtCGGCGAGGTGCCCGTCTCGCAGTCCATCATCAAGGCGGCCAGCAacgtctgcttctccttcttcgtgctcgccgtcctcgtcgtcaccgtcgtcgccgtCACCTACCAGCCGCCCGACCCCTGGCTGCAGTCctccgccgccatcaccacctccCTCTCGCGCGTCCTCCCCAACTCCACCTTCCTCCACCCCGACGACTCGCTCCTCCCCACCGGCGAGGACTTCCCCTCCACCTCCCCCtccgcctccccctccgccgccgccgccgcccagcgcGACACCGCCGACGACCAACCCACCTCAACCACCCCCGCCACCACCTGCGACCCGGACGCGCCGCTCAACTGCTCCGACCCGCGAGTCCTCGCCGCCGTCAGGGCCTTCAACGCCAAGGCATTCTTCCGCAAGTCCATCGTCTTCCTCAGCTACGAGGCGCCCGTCCCAGGCCCCACCCCCACCCAATGCGACGTCGCCTGGCGCTTCCGCAACCGCCGCGAGAAGTCCTGGCGCCGGTACCGGGACTACCGCCGCTTCGACCTCGCCCCAGGCGAAGGCTGCGCGCTCGACATCACGAGCGTCGGCAAGTTCCGCTCgggcaagaacgccgcccgcccgCCAACGCGCCGCAACAAGAAACCGCGTCTCGCGGCAGCCCCACCGGCGGTGGACGCGGAGATCAACGACACCATCCCCATCGTCGGGTCCGCGGCGGAGTTCCGCAAGGGGAAGTACCTCTACTACATGCGAGGCGGGGACCACTGCAAGAGCATGAACCAGTTCATCTGGAGCTTCCTCTGCGGCCTCGGCGAGGCCAACTACCTGAACCGGACCTTCGTCATGGACCTCACCATGTGCCTCTCCGGGGCGCACACCGAGGACGGCAAGGACGTCAACGGCAAGGATTTCAGGTTCTACTTCGATTTCGAGCACCTCAAGGAGTCGGTGCCGCTGGTGGAGGAAGGGGACTTCCTCAAGGACTGGCACCgctgggacaagaagaagaaggggccgGGCCGGATGACCGTGCGCAAGGTGCCCACCTACAAAGTCACCCCGATGCAGCTCAAGAAGGACAGGAGCAGCATCATCTGGAGGCAGTTCGAGGGGAAGGAGCCCGAGAACTACTGGTACAGGGTCTGCGAGGGCCGGGCTGCCAAGGTCATCCAGAGGCCCTGGTACGCCATTTGGAAGTCCAAGAGGCTGATGAACATCGTGACCGAGATCGCCGGCAGGATGGACTGGGATTACGATGGCTTGCATGTTGTCCGGGGATGGAAGGCGCAGAACAAGAAGATGTATCCCAACTTGGATGCCGACACGTCGCCTGATGCGATCGTAGGCAAGGTCACCAAGCTTATCAAGGAGTGGCGGAACCTCTACATTGCGACCAACGAGCCCTTCTATTACTACTTCGATAAGCTCAGGTCGCACTACCATGTGCACCTGCTTGATGATTACAAGGAGCTTTGGTCGAATACGAGTGAATGGTACAACGAGACGACCACGATCActggtgggaagccggtgccgtttGATGCGTACATGAAGGTCATTGTCGACACCGAGGTGTTCTATAGGTCGAAGGCAAAGGTGGAAACATTCAACAACCTGACCAGGGATTGCAAAGATGGAATCAACACGTGCAACTTGTGACATACAAGTTTCCCATGGCATGGTAACTTTTGGTGTCCATATACTCTGCCACTGGCCGGCGCATTGGAATTCATGGGAACTCCATCCTGGGTTTGTCATTAGGCATGCCATCTTGATACTACTTGTCATGGCATGCTCAATTGGTTACACACGTTCTTCTAAATTATGTGCCTTCCATATAATTTATTGTGCCCAAGCCTCAATGATCCAAATAGTTACTTCTTAGTGGCCCTTTTGCGGTACCTCTACTTAGTAGCCCTTTTCTGTAATTTACTGTGCTCAAACCTCAAAGATCCAAATAGTTACTTCTTAGTAGGCCTTTTGCAGTATCTCTACTTCTTAGTGGCCCATTTCTGTAATTTGCTGTTCTCAATCCTCGAAGATCCAAATAGTTACTTCTTAGTAGCCCTTTTGCAGTATCTCTACTTCTTAGTGGCCCTTTTCTGTAATTTACTGTTCTTAATCCTCGAAGATCCAAATAGTTACTTCTTAGTTGCCCTTTTGCAGTATCTCTACTTCTTAGTGGCCCTTTTCTGTAATTTACTGTGCTCAAGCCTCAGTGATCCAAATAGTTACTTCTTAGTACGCCTTTTGCAGTACCTCTACTTAGTGGCCCTTTTGCAGTACCCCTGATCTTTTAAGTCTTCATGAGTTAGCTTGAGGACTTCTCTCCATTTCTTGTCTGTTCACATATGTGTGTTGCTAAATGTTCTTGAGTTAGAAACGAACTTTCAGTAAACTTTCACATCTTACTGTCAGAACAGAGGACACTGGCCATGAGATTAACATGTATGTTGTGTAAATGACCATCATAAGTAGCACTTACCTAATTACCTTGAATAGCCTTCGGGAACTGTAGATTATCAAATTATGTTTCTTCTTTGTGTTCATGGTAACATGTTGGAAGCTATGACGAACTAGCAATCTTCTACGACAGAAAATTGCAATTGTCCATTACCCAGTGTTAAATTCATGCAACATAGACTACAGGAGATCAGGTCAAAATAGTCCGAACAGATTGATGTATGGTGCATACTATTGGATGGAGATTGGTGCCTATTTTAGTTTCTATAATTGTTTTAGGTCCTTCCAAGTATCTATCTCATTACGTTTTCTTGGTTAAACATTGTTGTCAGTATATCATATCAGATTTCACGAAGAAAAGCTGTCAATTATTGTCATGAAGTAAAGCCCTCTAGCCAGTAGTCCAAACCTGGCCCTCAAGAATGCTGGTAGGTGGCAGTGGCACAAGCCCTTCAGAATTGGTAGTTACACTAATAGTTTGGTCAGTTgtcgttttcagtgttgttgccTCTTTGAGTGGCTGCCCTGTAAGGAATGTTTCATTTGGTTGTTCTTAGTAGACTTGAAGCTGTTGCATACTGAAGCCATCCAAAAAGACCACTAAATTATCTCCACTgaccattttttgttttgttttgttttgttttgttttgtttcttattGGACATGCTGGCTGATATTTCTGAGCTTGGTGAATATGTGTTTAGTTCAAACTTTACTGCTAATCTATTATCCAAATTCCTGAACATTACATTATTGGAAATTTAGGTGGCAGTTCTGCAGAATCATAAAAGAAAGCATAGCAGATTTTGGATACAAGAGGTGAACATTTCTCATATCTGAAGTCATCATAAAATTGTTAAAATGCACTTAAAAGTTTGTGCTCTTAcccgttcaaaaaaaaatgtCAATTGAGACCCAACTTTTCTATTTTCCATCCAAAATCTGAAACCAAGTAGTTGACGGTTCTAGTGTGTGTTCCTGATTCATTTTCACTGACATGTCATCTTATTCGCTTAGAAAGCGAACATTTAGTTTCGTCAGCATTTCAATTCCATCAACCACTTATGCCTTTATGTCCCATCATTTATTTGCTTCCTATCCAGCATCCAGTTATCCTCTCTTCTCTACttagcatccccagccgttgggctccccaggccgaaatccggcgctaaataTTTATTTGCTTCCTATCCAGCATCCAGTTATCTTCGCTTCTCTActtagagcatcccagccgttggggctctccaggccgaaatccggtgctatttagcgccggatggatgtattttttggTCTAGGAaggcccatttttccagtggCGAGCCCATGGTTGCcttcacccaccgcgtgcatagcgacggtgcagtcgccgggaagggcaatcgtcggagtgccctcgacgctttgaaccgccgtaatggtccgcgaagtggtctggagagcccAAACGCCTCATCGAGAATGGTCGAAGTAGCCTCAACGCGACAactgccgtaatggagcacgaactccgcggaagagcaaccaccgCTCTCTTCGTCGAAAGACCTATATATACGGTTTTCGACGGCCGGCgccattcatctattctctcctcaccatcttctgtcaaccatgagcaatcgctcttggccatcggacaccgacagcgaggggaagccgcctggatggcacCATTGGTGGGAtcaagctgcatcgtccagcagcggcGATTCCCCCACACCCCCGCCGGCCGGCCGAGGACGAAtgagatgacgacgaggaggaggacgaagaggcagaggagcaggccgaggaagaggaggaggagcaggaggaggacgaagaggctgaggacgctgaagacgaggaggactcaacttcctccgacgaggaggtgacgagccggaagcgtcgcggcGACGATGATGCGGGGTcatctaggaagaagaagtaggttaAGTTTGTttaaaagtttttatatgtaatttttatgtttattcgaattatatataatttgtctatggtgcaccacttgagagttcaaagctttcgttcgacgatggtattgccgtagatcgggaagatgaGGGtagtgccgtagatcgggaagacaagggtattgccgtagaaacccaggccattgtcgccgacaggtcggggccaccagacggttcccgcgattttctctcgtccggagtcgcCGAGcgttccccggggggccggggatggcctgagctctccggacggatgaaaggcctaatccggacgaaaacgagaaatcgggggcgcgactggaccgttttcgtccatccggatgacaaaACGCCGTCTTGGAGGCCTCGTCggagagacggctggagatgctcttattctcTTACCCCTCACCCCACCATCCACCTCCATCCATCATTCTCATTACATGGTCCTCATAACTTTGTTGTTTGCTACAAAATTTCCTAGGTCGGGCATCACCATATCGATTAAAAAtcctttaatcctaaggtcaccaTTTTTTCTGTTCGATGCGGCTTTGCAATTTAGGTTGTtgtcttcatcgtcatcgtcgaTCAGTAGTTTCGTTCATTGTAATTCTCAGAGTTCATTGGTCAACTACCCTCCTCGTGTTCTTACTTCTTCTACTTCATCATGCCCCTTTTTGTCTTTCCCTGCTTGCCTCCCACGCTCCAGCCACTCATCCACCGAACTAGAAGGCTACCAAGCACTAGTTAAATGTCCGTGCGTCGCAACGGGCCCTAAGACGAGAGAACGAACATTCAGTtattaaagttttttttctttctcaagAGGATCTTTTTCCGAGGGTCCATGCCGATTCGGCCCGTTCCCATTCTGAGCCGAATGCCAGCCCAAAACAGCACACAGGCCGTGTAAATACAGCCACTTCGTTTCATCCTAGTGGAGCCGCAGGACTCCACTTCACCTCTCCCAAAGGACACGGACTCCGGTAGCcaaggcacggcggcggcggcgcccgacGGGAGAGTAGAGGAGACGACGCCGCCGAGGAGAAGATGGGCGGGCTGGAGCAGGACCTGAGCCTGGGCATCCTCATCGACATCGTCGACGAGCAGTGGATGCGCGACACCCTCCCCGCCGACGGTAcgcgccctctcctcctcttccgcGTCCGACGAGCCCGAATCGATCCGCTCACGCGATGTTGTTGCAGATATCCCCGTGCCGCCGGCCATGGCAGTGAAGACCGAGGACGCCGAGGAACCAGCGCCCGCAAGTACGATCTCGCCCCCTTCCTTTTCACCACTTCCTCTTGCCCAGTCCACAACATCTGGTGATTAGTTTGAGATCAATTTCGATCTGCATCTGGCCGTGACCACGAGGCCAGTCCCGGTTTCGATTAATGGTGTCAGAGTTAGGCAATAGGCACAGCCGCATAGCGTCCAGATTACGATGCGAGGTTAATTTGTAGAACTGCCACATCAGGCCCATAGCAAAGCATCCCAGAAAAAATATTTAGGTCAGAGCTCGGGGCGGCTGCTAGTGAGAGAAATGTGTATGTTCTGGAGAACACAGACTACAGGCTACTGTTCTGTTCTTGCTGGTGTTGTTGTGCGCCCAATAGCATGATAGTTCGGACCAAGATCCAGTGCCCTGATGAAGGCGAGGCACATCGTGCCTTGACCTCCTCGACCCACCCTACAATTGCATCGGATGGACCAAAACAACTCGACTCAGGCAGGTTCAGAAGGGAGGGCATGGGCACATCGTGGGCAGGGGAAGAAATACGCGGGAGTTCGTCGTCGCTCCCGACAGTGCTGCTGCATAGGAAGAGGACACCTCGGAGGAGAGGAAGGGGAGTCCGCTGTCGTGGGGGAGAGGAAACGGCTACTGCGAAGGGAGTAAGTCGACCAGCGCCGCTGCAGCGGATAGGGAGGCCAGCTGTGCTGGCCGGCAGGGCAGAACCGCCGGTGCGGGAAGGGAAGATGACCGCGCCGCTGTGGAGGATTCACAGCGGCAGTGGAACTGAAGAATCAACACAAACTGAACACCTATAACTGAATTTGGCCTCCTGTTGTCCTTCTGAACTGAGGAAACAGAGGAGGGCTTCTGCCTCGTTAACTGAGGAGGTCATCGAAGGGGGCCGGGGCCATCAGAGGAGACTGAGGAGGGCTTCGGAGTGGGCTGTTGGAGCTGCCGGAGCGGAGCGCCTGACGCCATCGTGGCCGCGCCGAGGAGGCTATCGGATTGGCGGCTGAGTTTGCTGGATTTTTTTTCTCGGCCGCTGCCCAGAGGAGCCCATCGGAGTGGCTGCGTGGTCGACCTCGGAGGAGCCCGTCGGAGTGGCTGGGCGGAGGATCCTGTCGACATCCTTGCTCGCGCTCGACTTCTGAGCATGCCTGAGTCAAGTCGTTTTGGTCCTGTATCGGTACTGTTCGTCGGCTGCAATTGGACGGTGGATCGAGGGAAACTGCCTTATTTGCACTAGAGATGCTGTTGTGCTGCATTAAAATTCTGTTATTTCAGAGCATGCATATTTAACAAACTAAGACTGAATTATTGACCACCTGTAAACATCTTCTCTCATACTAGGATTTTGTCGGTTGTCTTGTTGTGCTGGATGGCATATAATGTGGatgtcaattttttttatctATTAACCACAATCGGatgcttggccaaattttactgTAGTTCATGCTTTCTGTTAGCCATTTTGTTCATACAACTTGTTTCATTGATCTAATGGTATTCTTTCCTGGTCCAGAAAATAGTATTGAAACAGGTTTCCTGGTCCAGAAAATAGTATTGAAACGGGTTTCATACGCTGCATGTTTGCATCTTTGATCTTTGAAGAAACTTGGACCGCAAAAACACCCTGAACTCAGTTTGAAAGTCTGCTTGGTTGCTATGCATAAGTAGCAACTATAGTACATTTCTGAGCTTTACGAATGCTTGAACGCAAATGCTTTACAATCTTAGGGCATTATTTAGAAATTTGAATGTGAAATATTTGCTATCAATATGGTCACTGTCTGGACTGTGGTATAGTATTGTAACTCTTCTAAGGGGAATTGTTTTTATTTCTAACAGATCAGGAAAGCCAGCCACCACAAGGGGATGTCTGGCGGGATTTTGGCTTGGAGAATATATAATCGCGTATGACCTACAAGGTAAGAATGTTGCTAGTTTAAGTACAAGCTGACATGATACGTTAGTGCAGCATACACCAAAAAATGTTGTCAGAGTATATTGTGTGCTTGTCGACAAAGAGTGTTTATTCTTCGGCATCACATGTTTCATATGCGATTTATACCTGGATTTTAATAGTCAAGATAAATTCTGTGCATGCCATCTTATTGCCTAGATACAGAAACATATGTTATATGATGCTTGTCGATAAGAGTGGTCACTCTTCGGTATCACATGTGTTTCATATGCATTTTAGATCTAGATTTTAATAGTCTGAGAGGGATTCCGTACATAGTTTCTATTGCCTAGATACAGAAGTTTATAACCGACGTATGTTATGCTATTCGGTAGCATCAAAGCTGGTGCGCTAATCTATCCATGGTCTGAATTGCAGTGTTTCAAGAGATCTCAACGAACTAGGCTGAAATTCAGGAGCTGCATGGTGTACTCTGGCTTCTGCCCTCCATAGATATTCTTGGATCTGGTTGATCAACTGGTGTATTGTTTGGTCGAACTGTAGCTTGTCGAGACTGCATGTAAATGTTCAAGATGTTGGTAGCGTGATGTTATTGAACATCGTACTCTGTAGCCAGTTCTTAATTCTGAAGTGAGAATTTGAGCAATTTGGTAATGTAGAGAGTTCCTGCAAAGCCGGTTCAGCTCTGGCGCATAGGCGGTCCCGTTCCGCATACTACACCTGCTTGACATTCAGAGACATAGAAGCAAATAAGGAAATACGGCTGCTTAAAATTTCAGCAGCTAACCAGATTCCATAACACACGGCAACTAAAAAGAGAGCTTCTTGGTGACAATGCATCCAAAACCTGCTAACCACATCATCACATGATGAACTGAGACAGGTATAGTAAAACGTTTGGGCCAATTCAGATGACGGACCTTCCATTGAGACCCTGCACTGGGATACGGctgatagggcaagcttctcaacaCGGCTGTTCGCTTCTGTCTGAGCTTTTCATCGCCGGCTTACTTCTTCCTCATGGTGACCTTGACAACACCATGCCCGACCTCAGTGGAGAAGCTGCTGTGCCAACCTTCCTATTCGTGTGATGTATGCCCTTCTCATCTCTTACCTTGCACAAGTACTTGTTCCATATTCGGGTTTTCTAGATGTTATTTGTCTGATTTATATGGTTAAGACCGCTAGTGCATTAGTGATGTTGCTTTCGTAACTAAAATCATTTGCGCTTAAAACTAGCCTGTTTGTGGATTCTCATTTCAACAGATGGAAGGCTAAGACTTACTTGTGGCTCACTGCTGCAACAGGCGTGCACCGGGTTGTGGATGACACTACCAGGTGTCCACTTTCTCTTGATGAGGATAAAGCATTCAGGAAAGCCACCATACtttttgtgggtgccgtcctaagtatgtttggagacaagttggttgatgtttATCGACACAtccgagatgtgaagaaactatatGGAATGCGTTGGATGCTAAGTACGGTGTTGttgatgccggaggtgaactatATTCTATGGAGATGTTCAACAATTAGGTTGAACCGATTTGTAGTTAAACAAACTTATGAGGTACATATCATGGTAAAGGAACTCAAGCTTCTCAAGTGTGTGCTGCTGGGCAAATTTATCGcgagatgcattgtcgctaagcttactCCTTTGTGGAGAAATTTTTCCACTTCTCTAAAACATTAGAGCCATAATTTCTCTACTGAGAATATCATTG includes these proteins:
- the LOC124678557 gene encoding uncharacterized protein LOC124678557 → MPSSDQDDDHPHDEDSPLFRDSDSSRRRSGPSSSAVGEVPVSQSIIKAASNVCFSFFVLAVLVVTVVAVTYQPPDPWLQSSAAITTSLSRVLPNSTFLHPDDSLLPTGEDFPSTSPSASPSAAAAAQRDTADDQPTSTTPATTCDPDAPLNCSDPRVLAAVRAFNAKAFFRKSIVFLSYEAPVPGPTPTQCDVAWRFRNRREKSWRRYRDYRRFDLAPGEGCALDITSVGKFRSGKNAARPPTRRNKKPRLAAAPPAVDAEINDTIPIVGSAAEFRKGKYLYYMRGGDHCKSMNQFIWSFLCGLGEANYLNRTFVMDLTMCLSGAHTEDGKDVNGKDFRFYFDFEHLKESVPLVEEGDFLKDWHRWDKKKKGPGRMTVRKVPTYKVTPMQLKKDRSSIIWRQFEGKEPENYWYRVCEGRAAKVIQRPWYAIWKSKRLMNIVTEIAGRMDWDYDGLHVVRGWKAQNKKMYPNLDADTSPDAIVGKVTKLIKEWRNLYIATNEPFYYYFDKLRSHYHVHLLDDYKELWSNTSEWYNETTTITGGKPVPFDAYMKVIVDTEVFYRSKAKVETFNNLTRDCKDGINTCNL
- the LOC124678998 gene encoding anaphase-promoting complex subunit 13-like, whose protein sequence is MGGLEQDLSLGILIDIVDEQWMRDTLPADDIPVPPAMAVKTEDAEEPAPANQESQPPQGDVWRDFGLENI